ATTTCAAAATGACAGtgtcaaaacattttaaaattaattaatttcacagttaaactttttaacagatattaattttataaaaaaaaaaaaaaaactaaatgagttatatagtaaaaaaataataatttttcaatatcagCTATAcaacagttttaaatataggtgcCAACATATCACAACGTGTATACTAAATAACTCGAATGATAAAATCGATGATCCATTGATGAACAATTCGTGTCAAACGTACAACGTGTAATACAATTAACATTAACGATGTCCTCCGAGTGTTTTTTCCGATATCAATTTgttgtatatagttttatttttatgttctaaAAAGCTAAAAAGCGATTAATTACCTATCATTTTACTTACACGCAATGTCGAGGAAATGGATTAACTTCTAAGGCGAGTAAatagatattgataattatgatatttgatattgatttgcagttataatattaaaaattaactttcaaaacaacaaaaaaaaaaaacacagcagagtctaattgttttaaaatggggcaataaaataaatcgaaatgAATCTCAAGACAAATCATTCGATTTACATACTTAACACAATTGATATGACGAAGACTTCGTGCATgcgaaaatcaaaattgcaaaaacggtcaaaaatgtattgttttcaactgttttaacattaattttaaaatactcattctaacaaaactattaaaatcagttgaaaaaattaaaaacaacctAAAAACTGACAGGTATTATTACTACTTTATACGATagatcaaaatcaaaatttacttgtaaaatatttggtgGGCGATTTGAACAGATCTAATTATCAATTACtgattatagtttaaacttatataatacattagatCATCATTGATATATCTACTCGTAAAAtagattgattaaataatttatatatttatgcatgtgttatagttttttgcatatggttatattatatggcttctatataattgtacacatatataaaaccaaatttaatcTTGTGCACGTATTACGTTTACACATCTgtagaacattttataatttaaccaaATGGAAAATGTCGTGCACGAATAcaatatctacatttttttaaatttttgtttcctgattccaatatattaacaaatcatcaaatagatattaagtaatttataaacttgttCTCAGCATCAGCTTGCCGATTGTTATGCACAAAGTACTAATAACAGTCAGGTTTGTTAAATATCAACTTACCAtgctatcaaaaattaaaataattgtaataacacAGACGGTCTATAAGATACAacgaaattaaatatctagtaATCGTTTACAGTGCCTATATTTGAAACTCACTAGTTCGAAccatatgcattttttatcgATAGTAATAAGATCTAATTATTGTTCGTTATAGGTACTAATTTACCACTGAACTAATTATATAGTCCAGCAAATAAAATTGAGACGAAAACAGACACATCAATTACCCAGTCatatctttataattaaaaccttGTCCGTgccaaatttaaatgttaatcgtCGTATTATGACTTGAATTACCACCGACCAGAAACAGTTTACGTTTtttaatcacatattattttcatcgttACCAGCCAGCCCCTATTCTAAATgcgtaatatgaaaatataaatgtgtagtAGGTACCTCCTacgaatttaaatatcataaattaaactgaataatacttttagtctttatttttttttttttttttgtaaaatataatttagtacacaaattttttataaaaatgtttatgaatataCGAATTGtgagagtataaaatattacagataTAGAAATTGCTCATAAACCacagaaaaattatatcgGTTACTACAGACGCCTCCCCCCCCAGCTGTATTTCTAAAAActgatattttgttaaaaaaaaacaaaattacaaaaaaatatatacaaaaatatttattgatctaatagaaaaaattattgggTTACCCatagaaaattgtattcatcCAGTctgaattaattttcattgacTGATGAATAAATCGAATATTAAAGGGAAAAAATCCTATAATACCAACTAcacttgcatattatattgtaagacGTAACCATCACGTAGGTATAAATCACGAGCGTTCTACTCAAAAAACACCaagtgaatttttatattacatgtaactacctaatataaaatttaaatagattttaccAGCTCTTttatcgattaaaaattacataagtaAATATACTTGGTGGTGCGATAAATCAAaagtaaattgataatatataaagttccGTAAAATCCAACAAGTCTGTTGAGCagctgttatatttatttactactttTTTGTCATgaaggtattttatatattattacactaatTTAGTCTTATTGATAtactacacacatatataaaagCCCGAACAACTGTAATTAGCTTAAACTTACGTTGAACCAACGAGTTTCTTGTTgacatagtaatatatagcCAGGTATACGTTTTGATCAAGTACAAAACGCACGTCTCATGTTGgatcacataaaatatttaagacttCCTAATTTTTCGCCGATCATCTTTCGactgtacttattattttttcatcttcAATATTACGGCCCCAAGGCCGGCCGTGGCGACTATCGCTCGTGGCCACGTTACTCATGGTCGTTTTACTAACGACGCCCATCGCGCTCGCCTATTGGCCCGACCCATATACGCGCGACGGCGCCAGACGACGCTTTCTCCCCCCGCAGTCGCCGCCGCCCCTTTTTCCGATGTTTTGCGTACCAGGAGAGGGACTGGCGACCGACGACGACCACTTCCATAGTTGTCGTTCAAATTACACAACTGTAATaatcaatgtatatattaataaaattcaaacacGGTACTCAACTATATACCTTTATGCTGATTGCAAATGTATAGATACTAAAAAAACTACACTAGTAGaacattcaacattttaaatttgaaaactttgaaaaactacagttaatatcatttttacaaatcaaaattgttctttataatatattctaattgtttttacattatgGAATGACTAAACAAaatggtaattaattaatcgctccaatacacaaattaaagtattgcgtaaatatttatatacgtaattttattaaaaatagtagaatatcaataacaacatattttgtaattattttatgccaTTGCTCATCCCACGCTCTAGACCAAAAGTCAAGACATACCacataaagaaataattttaatttaaaaggaaTGAAAAGCCTTTTAGGTTACACGATGTAACTACCTCTACTATCTATctgataatagttaattaaaaattgtatattaactataacattgtttattaacCAAAATCGTTTGATTAAAGCAACtagaaaaatatcttttcATTAATCGTGTATACTCACAGAACCAGACTGTAGATTACAGTCCACTATCCTACATCGATTATCAAGCGACCCAAAAATTCTTCCCTAAGTCGGTTCAACATATATTTGTACACATAGACACATAGCATATCATTAAAGCACAACGAGACATTAATTCTGGACGAAGgtcagattattataataaaataataacaataactgtaATAAATGATGACGatccttataagttataagctaTGATCTGTCCGTGCAAGGTAGGGGGAAGTATTCGTTTTCCCTCTGCGTACGCAGCTAGTTTCGCAAATCGCGAAAGGTCACCTGTTTCGCGCGAAATTTTCACTACACTATGAGTGGTGGTAGGACGAGATATATAACACCATTACTATCattttattcgttattatGATTCAACGTCCGTCGCCACAAAAGGTGTGATGATAACTTTCCGTCgaatatacctactacacaGTTTAACGCTCgtagtattgtaattaattggtCACGCTTGGTAGTGAACAGAGAGGGGATGTATACCTAGAACCTGTCGGTTTCGTGCTCGGAGTGTGTAAATACCAAGCGGCGATTAATTACCCCGTCTGTCGTCGCCGTCGCcggttttacataatatcatcatattgTACGGCGATGTAACCGAGCGAGATTTCCTCAGTTTTCTTCAAAACACTACATTTCATTATTGCGCGTTATTATACAGCGTGGATGACATTCGTCTTGCCAATACACTCGATTTTATTTACATGGGTAAAATAGAACACAAATctatacacacattatattatataatacgaataatttattgaaaaataattatatgacaatagtaaatcaattttatgtacaagtatatatgattttaatttacaaaacttaacgtacaaatatatcatctattcgtgtatatattatctacaacatataatatatagtataattataacactaaACGACGTCATAACGCTAAAGGTAACAAAAAgacaatagaaaaataaaccaaaatacCCGTTTTTTAATTGGGTACAACACACGCAGGGAAAGTCATCGGTGTGCAATGTGAACTATCCAAAAAGTTAACGAAAAATAGGACAAATCGAAGTCGAATACAACACATATACGCGTGAACGCGAGAATAATATACTACGTGCATACGTCATCGTGAAGCTGTACATAacaaatggtaaaaaaataaaaaaggtgtTGGATCTCTTAGTcttgtatgtatatgtgtgtgccgagaatataatgtaataaaatatattatcctaAGCCAATATTTAAACGCGTCTGCGTGTACGTCAGTTATTATGTTTAGACTCGACGGGAGGTCGGATGAGTTGATTTTCTTATTCATCTGAGACAGATTGGCCATCAATATAAATCATCGACTGTAGAAACAAAATTGTTACGCGGAGATATCGCAAATACTACTTCCaatgcaatgtttttaaaaacgaacTATAATCAAAATGAACGCAAAATCGATCGAAACCCTAATCGTACAAGCCCgtctatcattattattttttttttttcatcacacgtaaaaacaatgataaatcgaaaaacagaatttgagtttttttttttttttaatcgcgATTATACGACGATATGCGTAAATATCGTTAAATATGGTTCCGAGacatgtataaagtataaaatattatgttcaagaAAGCCAAGGAAAGGATCTGAAgggaaaaataagtatattatacattaaatatatatatatgtatagaataaataataaccagtTTCACCAGTCGGATTTAAAAACGTTAGatcggtttttattattattattattattattcatcgaATGGGATAGACGTACACgtttcatttaaaacaaatagaataatttacttgggagcacacacgcacacacgatGTCATTACAGCGTGCGTAACAGATTTACTGGCAAGAGTATGGACGGGTCGTGGGGAGGGGTGGAGTTGTCGAAATCGACGGCCGCCACTACTTAATACGAGGGAACAGTATATCacagttgaaaatatattcgaGAGAAAATCGAAGGGAAAACATTTATGCACGTTTACAGCTGACGGTCGACGCGTACATCAGCCGTGACGGGAGTAAGCGACGCATACGCACTATACAGACAGTTTAGGTATGTCTATCTACTCGTAAACAGGGTACGtcgaaacataaaatatatatcacattTTCTCGagggaaaaaaaatttgaccCATTTTTCTCGCAAAATCCCACCGAGAGacgtacaaaaaaatttacacaCACCGAATACGTATGACACGTATGTCGTAAATATATATGGCACCTTGACGACACCCAATCGGGGTCTAGCTGAACTCCGTGCACGCGAAGTTGTCTTCGAACATGTACGGGTCGCCGTTGAAGTCGATTGGCGGCAGTGGGTGGTCGGCAAACGGCATGAACGCCGCCGCCACGTCCACCGGGAAGTCGGCGGACAGCAACGGTGACGGGAAGCCTACAACGTCGGTGGCCGACGTGGAGCACGACGACGGAGACAGCGAATAAGTGGTGACCGCGCCCGGCAAGTCCCGCAAGAACGCGGACGAATGATGGTGGTGATGGTGATCGGCGAGAAACCCGACGGTGGACGCGGCGGAAGAGCACTCgctaccgccgccgccgccaccgcagAGTAAATCAGACGCGTACTCGCTGAGCAGTGAGTCCACGTCGTCGGAAGTCGAAGGCGATAGACAGCAGCCAAGCGAGGCCAGATGGTCTGTTGTGATCGGCAGCGACACCAACGGCGACGACATTGCCGCCGTCCCGACGACtcctccgccgccgccgccgccgccgccgcataCGGTGGTCGTAGCTGCGGCCGTGGTCGGAGACAGCGAAGACTGATGGGCACCGGGCGCCGTGGTCAGAAGGCCACTGAGCGCCGAGATATACTTCATGGCCAGCCGGAGCGTGGTGATCTTGGTCAGCTTCTCGTTGTGTGCGTCCACCGCCAGGTGTGGCACGGCACGGCGGAGCGCCTCGAACGCTTCGTTGATCTCGCGCATTCGGCTCCTCTCGCGCGCGTTCGCCGTCTTCCTTCGGTACCTGCCAAAAACCCGTGGATTATTACAATGACGACACGCGTATACCGCCACACGGCGAATGGGTGGTTTAAGCACCAGTTACAAGCATGTGACGTGATTAGAGATGTGTGGAATCACTATGTGGTGAATGATTAGGAACAACCTCAACCGGGGGTGGTACTGGCGTATGCTCCGGTTGACCACACCGTAAAAATTATCCGGTAAGAATGTTAACCAGTTACAAATGAAATGATTACGAACGGCGTTCGCGGTGTTAGTACACATTAAACGAATATAAAGTGCAGTTTACGAGTTCGAAATCTAGGTttgtactttatatattatcccaaaatatttgttttcaaacgGCTCAGTATGcttgatatatacataattgtattatatagacgcctagtttgtattttattatgaaaaaatgtacattgttattgatgaataagtttcatgtaaaaatacctaactaataactaagtctttacttaaacattatattactctgtttaaattttaataatttaattttaactgtcTTATTTTTTAGATGTCTAGTGTAATTTACATATTGATT
This sequence is a window from Rhopalosiphum maidis isolate BTI-1 chromosome 1, ASM367621v3, whole genome shotgun sequence. Protein-coding genes within it:
- the LOC113560322 gene encoding uncharacterized protein LOC113560322: MAEFDANNNSAPPLPEKAQEKYSLRPRASLKREEPDEDHEDNWKPTTRGRSAKRRQKPKPLSRYRRKTANARERSRMREINEAFEALRRAVPHLAVDAHNEKLTKITTLRLAMKYISALSGLLTTAPGAHQSSLSPTTAAATTTVCGGGGGGGGGVVGTAAMSSPLVSLPITTDHLASLGCCLSPSTSDDVDSLLSEYASDLLCGGGGGGSECSSAASTVGFLADHHHHHHSSAFLRDLPGAVTTYSLSPSSCSTSATDVVGFPSPLLSADFPVDVAAAFMPFADHPLPPIDFNGDPYMFEDNFACTEFS